In Chitinophaga sp. HK235, a single window of DNA contains:
- a CDS encoding TonB-dependent receptor domain-containing protein, giving the protein MRLTLFFAVLSTSIASATHIEGQSMEKIRVDINARELPMKKVLQMIEQQSSLTIGYDLSTIPAESKVSYTASGKTVAVVLRELLSSFPVNVVQVNDKYLLLQSSGQQQSVKISGRVTDNKTKEVLPGVSISIKGSSSGTLTDVDGRFSLGFPANKEEVTLAVYFLGFKKKEIQLRKENCSGLQIALEEDRLGLDEVVVTGQGIDIARRRLSSNIVSIGARDIENVPAGRLDQLLQSRLPNAQIKMTGGQAGATSLIRTRGINSAFINSTPIIYVDGVRMDNLNTVSAMGGGSAQGAAISAIADIPMDNIEKIEYINGGAATTLYGSDAANGVIQIFTKKGGAGTTAINAETQMGVETPTADFLHFKRTKELLMQHGFYQKHHIGINGGTDNFGYSFSGNYLNSQGTEIFNQNRNRKIDFSTGFRAGLGEKVTYESSFTYVNNKYKRNRNGNQGGYTGLWFTESGASAITGPKFNPDIDNLSDADFEKMKAYVREAERLQDNDITVNRFQTSQSFKYRPLKNLVFKATGGIDYRVQKNQVITTNQYLSFTTGNPVKDQGSIANNDRKYLGLTLELNGQHEFKTGQFSFVTTAGTQFFRNEDQQIAYNGSNIRDGARNIKDAASKTSDEFYLEAVNYGIYLQENIGFKNKLFLDLGIRGDGNPVFGSNIGIQYYPKIGFSYIPSAEPWFAGIAEIISSAKLRGGFGIAGNLPTPFANEKTIAFQGYNNDQAAFFGQPGNDYLKPEKTHTLEAGVDLGFIKDRLLVSAGYFNAMTKDALFFVPPTPSSGQSVFQLYNVGKILNRGWELSITAIPVDTKDLTLRLNASLNTLYNNVEKAGGAPFNLNGFSARTIQTIVQEGSPIGFLRGNYGVLGADGVLQSTTAQQNLGTTIPNLFGSLGLNLRYKQFDFFVNGDYQKGAYANSFDRQFRFYYGANNEGIPQAEIDKNKRNNWLNFTNMFTEKTDYIKIRLIGCSYNWKPALFHKVIKSATVSFSAINPLNFATSSFDPESTISGSAQGQGGATTGGISYATYSAPRQFLGTLRLNF; this is encoded by the coding sequence ATGAGACTAACACTCTTTTTCGCAGTCCTTTCCACTTCTATCGCCTCCGCTACTCATATAGAAGGACAGTCGATGGAAAAAATCAGGGTGGACATCAATGCCAGGGAATTACCGATGAAAAAAGTTTTGCAGATGATAGAACAACAATCATCGCTTACCATCGGGTATGACCTCAGTACCATCCCTGCTGAAAGCAAGGTCAGCTACACCGCTTCCGGTAAAACAGTTGCCGTAGTCTTAAGGGAACTGTTAAGCTCTTTCCCGGTCAATGTAGTGCAGGTAAATGACAAATATCTGTTGCTTCAGTCCAGCGGTCAGCAGCAATCGGTAAAGATCAGCGGCCGGGTGACCGACAACAAAACCAAAGAAGTATTACCAGGTGTCAGCATCAGCATTAAGGGCAGTTCTTCCGGTACCTTAACGGATGTGGATGGCCGCTTCTCACTGGGATTTCCGGCGAATAAAGAAGAAGTTACACTGGCAGTGTATTTTCTGGGTTTTAAGAAGAAAGAAATCCAGCTGAGGAAAGAAAACTGCAGTGGTTTACAGATTGCACTGGAAGAAGACAGGCTGGGCCTCGACGAAGTGGTGGTAACAGGCCAGGGTATTGACATTGCACGCCGTCGTTTATCCTCCAACATCGTCAGCATCGGAGCCCGTGATATCGAAAATGTACCGGCAGGCCGGCTGGACCAGCTACTGCAATCCCGTCTCCCTAACGCACAAATCAAAATGACCGGCGGTCAGGCAGGTGCTACCTCACTAATACGCACCAGAGGTATCAACTCTGCCTTTATCAACTCTACGCCCATCATTTATGTAGACGGTGTGAGGATGGACAACCTCAACACTGTCTCTGCAATGGGTGGCGGAAGTGCGCAGGGTGCAGCTATCAGCGCCATTGCAGACATTCCCATGGATAATATTGAAAAGATCGAATACATCAACGGAGGTGCTGCCACCACGCTCTATGGCTCAGATGCTGCCAACGGTGTAATCCAGATCTTCACAAAAAAAGGCGGTGCAGGCACCACAGCCATCAACGCCGAAACACAGATGGGTGTAGAAACACCAACAGCCGACTTCCTGCACTTCAAGCGTACCAAAGAACTGCTGATGCAGCATGGTTTCTACCAGAAACATCATATCGGCATCAACGGAGGAACAGACAACTTTGGCTACAGCTTCTCCGGTAACTATCTCAATTCCCAAGGAACTGAAATATTTAACCAGAATCGTAACCGCAAAATCGACTTCAGTACCGGTTTCCGGGCTGGGCTGGGTGAAAAGGTAACTTATGAATCATCCTTCACCTATGTCAACAATAAATACAAACGTAACCGTAATGGTAACCAGGGCGGCTATACGGGATTATGGTTTACAGAAAGCGGCGCTTCTGCCATCACAGGTCCTAAATTCAACCCTGATATCGACAACCTCTCTGATGCTGATTTTGAGAAGATGAAAGCGTATGTGCGCGAAGCTGAACGTTTACAGGATAATGATATCACGGTAAACCGCTTTCAAACTTCTCAGTCATTTAAATACCGTCCACTGAAAAACCTGGTGTTTAAAGCTACCGGTGGTATCGATTACCGTGTGCAGAAAAACCAGGTGATCACTACCAACCAGTACCTTTCCTTTACCACCGGCAATCCGGTAAAAGACCAGGGCAGCATCGCCAACAATGATCGCAAATACCTGGGCCTCACCCTGGAACTGAATGGTCAGCATGAATTTAAAACAGGACAGTTTTCATTCGTTACTACTGCCGGTACACAATTCTTCCGGAATGAAGACCAGCAGATTGCCTATAACGGCAGCAATATCCGCGACGGCGCAAGAAATATTAAAGACGCCGCCTCCAAAACAAGTGATGAATTTTATCTGGAAGCAGTGAACTATGGCATTTATCTGCAGGAAAACATCGGATTTAAAAACAAACTGTTTCTGGACCTGGGTATCCGTGGTGATGGTAACCCTGTCTTCGGTAGCAATATTGGCATACAGTACTATCCTAAAATCGGTTTCTCCTATATCCCCAGTGCTGAGCCCTGGTTTGCTGGTATTGCAGAGATCATTTCTTCTGCCAAACTGCGCGGAGGATTTGGTATCGCCGGTAACCTGCCTACTCCCTTTGCTAACGAAAAGACGATTGCCTTCCAGGGTTACAACAACGATCAGGCGGCATTTTTCGGTCAGCCTGGCAACGACTACCTGAAGCCGGAAAAAACACATACGCTGGAAGCCGGTGTAGACCTGGGTTTTATAAAAGACCGCCTGCTGGTGTCTGCCGGTTATTTTAACGCCATGACCAAAGATGCGCTCTTTTTTGTACCTCCCACTCCTTCCTCCGGCCAATCCGTATTTCAGTTATACAATGTGGGTAAAATACTGAACCGCGGATGGGAACTCAGCATTACCGCCATTCCGGTAGATACAAAAGATCTCACCTTACGACTGAATGCTTCGCTGAATACCCTGTATAACAACGTGGAAAAAGCTGGCGGCGCACCTTTTAACCTCAATGGTTTCAGTGCCCGTACCATACAAACAATCGTACAGGAAGGCTCTCCTATCGGCTTCCTTCGCGGCAACTATGGCGTATTGGGTGCTGATGGCGTATTACAGTCCACCACCGCACAACAGAACCTGGGCACTACTATTCCCAACCTGTTTGGCAGTCTGGGTCTGAATCTGCGTTACAAACAATTCGACTTCTTCGTGAACGGTGACTATCAGAAAGGTGCCTATGCCAACTCCTTCGACCGTCAGTTCCGCTTCTATTACGGCGCCAACAATGAAGGTATTCCACAGGCTGAGATAGACAAAAACAAACGTAACAACTGGCTGAACTTCACCAATATGTTCACCGAAAAAACAGATTATATCAAGATCAGACTGATCGGATGCAGCTACAACTGGAAACCGGCCCTGTTCCACAAAGTGATCAAATCGGCTACCGTAAGCTTTTCCGCTATCAATCCGCTGAATTTCGCGACATCTTCCTTTGATCCTGAATCTACCATCAGTGGCAGTGCACAAGGCCAGGGTGGCGCTACTACAGGAGGCATCTCTTACGCCACCTATTCAGCACCCCGTCAATTTCTGGGCACTTTACGCTTAAACTTCTAA
- a CDS encoding WGR domain-containing protein: MKKRFIYQDEKSNKFWDIEIKETELTVTFGKTGTQGQIQTKTFSSAEECNKAAEKLITEKTRKGYTELAETTHPENDAVAPGTFPPPAQLYNDILSLAAYLETHWPEKVEISPASEEHIGQMESTAGFSMPTTFRDFWLKKGFFYFDKDDITCAVYAYNAEGPNANTLYAMLDLFLNIYNRESVWLEQEKDFLSQCCWLLGLIVKDEERWYTVVDPLGQVYNIHTPQSLSDITDEDFIQAFAPLLSAKASLSAFIKTGESQAPAHPEIPPAYLQPTASLMDVTTSLLTAEGISSQMITNYELEKVEEETGFPLPPTLMAFWQKHGSILYNNPSPVPPSFYQNIQLFFPSRPYMVNYKMIRFGLFDFLETLLKPKTVRPFEDEKEYLNKCFLVYGMMNECIEGFNFVECFYCAADGSMGSIRFLNALPFDIHQILAPVMALKDKQTYAIQHLDAVKADQEKAAEMAEQQEGADEENETATFLQKYRLQKLSYQEVLERLDVDSLFDYWEVESEGNNYTIEEYESEEEYFEDDRQIYFCDGDLIINGDLDIPHTAYDLLVVNGDMTINGRIPDRYGESTPYYVTGNTTADCLILGYFQKTCGEENIRYIACAWAQDDESLNALPHRKINAPYFFSWFYNLGCFEFAPHTLITALYEEETLLAYETDNAFLPWHDFACAFQPAFYYSIEERYHDNLSIDISAMYEALRNNKPILAEGVTLEGIQLIPQGLRLKNEEDFAGAYTCFKKAITLSPGYYWPYYYAGECLFKQQAYAQAMTYFSKGIAYTPGKMKYEYNCMEQAALCAVRIGEYEKAIEWSEMAIQKQASAYFPMRVIGEALILQNRLNEAKSYLEKSLSIHDIFSNNWLLGLVYHLQGDQEQAAVYYNAAADKNHKAKPYTQHTDLTYIYGEPVTVDWDTKRSSPKVKDQAYWDQFMADALSQYGPDLYKRTGQFPDYWLSAKLATIPAQYRTQAMLLALLGHQTNGEYDVNGDMLQSFDPEMITPEIVLLALDRESKCHYKHIPANLLTMPVFEASIQQIDLSYVPAELITYELCFRAVSINQYNYNHVPEAFRDERMNIALIAGGGLQNHPCKELPSRYHTREYIQPAIDLGIHVIKNIPTRLVDKEVYEYAAAKYGQAPEWPFITEQYDRQRWRYGSPSDVEWMGQQVRKYGIGAFTHINTARINQHSYQYFKKHLGHLPEFEQNVKTYGWDQRIKITDSDIQEFDYDTFGKVWACFWDEDFIIKAITSNTRDSCERIYTVPQQYLTQKICDIAVQRNSYDFQFVPKQYVTAQMCETACSQDYGTALEYVPLELRTEKVCDLALSRNADNIKFVPIPLRSAQRCLRTVQRDSRLYKYVPYEHYTTVYEALCKKQQNSDSQDFLLLHWGLGLIIDKKYNDARKKLMEVEKAEDPYSCYLHQALYYIGWSYFLEGDTAAANEYWQKAQDLAKTEKIEKEDWLTFPYSDFQLVPVAGGLPFSKDEFDSQMREVTLLIGNKDYTQAIELLAQTEKLLQDSQCTEIWLWAYVWDHQRYALYEAGMQDASLILCRKIITELEKVTLWDYLEEYNPVRAALRNAHNSLAYHYYETATSLDTVMEGIKHIKVTMKTAAPIEEKSVLNPFYETQVLLWHKAMHYDPARQKEFQKVVDKIGKLKLWEKGFLSDELKEKLGI; this comes from the coding sequence ATGAAAAAGAGATTTATCTATCAGGATGAAAAGTCAAACAAGTTTTGGGACATTGAAATAAAGGAAACGGAGCTGACCGTCACTTTTGGCAAAACAGGCACCCAGGGCCAAATCCAGACCAAAACATTTTCCTCGGCAGAAGAATGCAATAAAGCCGCTGAAAAACTAATCACCGAAAAAACCAGGAAAGGTTATACCGAGCTGGCTGAAACAACGCATCCCGAAAATGATGCCGTAGCTCCGGGAACCTTCCCCCCGCCGGCACAGCTGTATAACGATATCCTATCACTGGCCGCATACCTCGAAACACACTGGCCTGAAAAGGTGGAGATATCCCCCGCTTCCGAAGAGCATATCGGACAAATGGAATCCACAGCCGGTTTCAGCATGCCGACGACCTTCCGTGACTTCTGGCTCAAAAAAGGATTTTTCTATTTTGATAAAGATGATATCACCTGTGCCGTTTACGCTTATAACGCCGAAGGGCCCAATGCCAACACCCTCTACGCGATGCTGGACTTATTCCTGAATATCTATAATCGCGAAAGTGTATGGCTGGAACAGGAAAAAGACTTTTTATCCCAATGCTGCTGGTTACTTGGCTTAATTGTCAAAGACGAGGAAAGATGGTACACCGTTGTCGATCCGCTTGGCCAGGTATATAATATTCATACCCCTCAGTCCCTGAGTGATATTACCGATGAGGACTTTATACAGGCATTCGCACCGCTGTTGTCAGCCAAAGCGTCCCTGTCAGCATTTATCAAAACAGGAGAAAGCCAGGCACCGGCACATCCGGAAATACCACCTGCATACCTGCAACCCACCGCGTCATTAATGGATGTAACTACCTCCCTGCTTACTGCAGAAGGTATTTCCTCCCAAATGATCACCAACTATGAGCTGGAGAAGGTAGAAGAAGAAACAGGTTTCCCGCTACCACCAACACTGATGGCCTTCTGGCAGAAACATGGCAGCATCCTGTACAACAATCCTTCTCCTGTTCCACCCAGCTTCTACCAGAACATACAACTCTTCTTCCCCTCCAGGCCTTATATGGTCAACTATAAAATGATCCGCTTTGGATTGTTTGATTTTCTGGAGACGCTGCTCAAACCTAAAACAGTCAGACCTTTTGAAGATGAAAAAGAATATCTGAACAAATGTTTTCTGGTATATGGCATGATGAATGAATGCATAGAAGGTTTCAATTTTGTGGAATGTTTCTATTGCGCTGCAGATGGTTCCATGGGAAGTATCAGATTCTTAAATGCGCTGCCTTTTGATATACACCAGATCCTTGCGCCGGTAATGGCTCTCAAGGATAAACAGACGTATGCTATTCAGCATCTGGACGCTGTAAAAGCAGACCAGGAGAAAGCAGCGGAAATGGCAGAACAGCAAGAGGGCGCAGATGAAGAAAACGAAACAGCCACTTTCCTTCAAAAGTACCGACTGCAAAAGCTTTCCTACCAGGAGGTTTTGGAGCGGCTTGATGTGGATAGTTTGTTTGATTACTGGGAGGTGGAAAGTGAAGGTAATAACTATACCATAGAAGAGTATGAGAGTGAAGAAGAATATTTTGAAGATGACCGGCAGATTTATTTCTGTGATGGTGACCTGATCATCAATGGCGACCTGGACATTCCACACACCGCCTACGATCTCCTGGTAGTAAACGGGGATATGACCATCAACGGGAGAATACCCGACCGATATGGTGAGAGTACGCCTTATTATGTAACAGGCAATACTACCGCCGATTGTCTGATCCTGGGCTATTTCCAAAAAACGTGTGGAGAAGAGAACATCCGTTACATTGCCTGCGCATGGGCTCAGGACGACGAATCACTAAATGCTTTGCCCCATCGTAAAATTAATGCCCCGTACTTTTTTTCATGGTTCTATAACCTGGGATGTTTTGAATTTGCGCCACATACGCTGATTACCGCCCTGTATGAGGAAGAAACGTTATTAGCCTATGAAACGGATAATGCCTTCCTCCCCTGGCATGATTTTGCATGCGCCTTCCAGCCGGCTTTCTATTATAGCATCGAAGAGCGATACCACGACAATCTCAGTATTGATATCTCCGCTATGTATGAGGCGCTCCGCAACAATAAGCCCATACTGGCTGAAGGTGTCACACTGGAAGGTATTCAGCTGATACCACAGGGTCTCCGCCTGAAAAATGAAGAAGATTTTGCCGGTGCCTATACCTGTTTTAAAAAGGCCATAACGCTGTCCCCAGGCTATTACTGGCCGTATTACTATGCCGGTGAATGCCTTTTTAAACAACAGGCTTATGCCCAGGCAATGACCTACTTTTCTAAAGGTATCGCCTACACGCCGGGAAAAATGAAATACGAATACAACTGTATGGAACAAGCTGCGCTGTGTGCCGTTCGTATAGGCGAATATGAAAAAGCCATCGAATGGTCAGAAATGGCCATACAGAAGCAGGCATCGGCCTATTTCCCCATGCGGGTGATCGGAGAGGCACTGATCCTTCAAAACCGGCTGAACGAGGCAAAAAGTTATCTTGAAAAATCACTCAGCATCCACGATATCTTCAGCAACAACTGGCTGCTGGGGCTGGTCTATCACCTTCAGGGCGATCAGGAACAAGCCGCTGTCTACTACAATGCAGCTGCCGACAAAAACCATAAAGCAAAGCCCTACACACAACACACCGACCTCACCTACATATACGGCGAGCCGGTTACCGTAGACTGGGATACCAAACGTTCCAGCCCCAAAGTAAAAGATCAGGCTTATTGGGATCAGTTTATGGCAGATGCCCTTTCCCAATACGGTCCCGACCTGTACAAAAGAACAGGCCAGTTCCCCGATTACTGGCTCTCCGCCAAACTTGCGACCATCCCGGCGCAATACAGGACACAGGCCATGCTGCTGGCTTTACTGGGCCATCAGACCAACGGAGAATACGATGTAAATGGTGACATGCTTCAATCTTTTGATCCGGAAATGATCACGCCGGAAATAGTGTTACTGGCCTTGGACCGCGAGTCTAAATGTCATTATAAACATATTCCAGCCAATTTGCTGACCATGCCCGTTTTTGAGGCATCCATACAGCAAATTGATCTGTCTTATGTACCAGCTGAACTGATCACTTATGAATTGTGTTTCCGCGCGGTAAGTATTAATCAGTACAACTACAATCATGTCCCTGAAGCATTCAGGGATGAGCGTATGAACATTGCGCTCATTGCCGGCGGCGGCCTGCAGAACCATCCATGCAAGGAACTGCCTTCCAGGTATCATACCCGCGAATACATACAGCCCGCCATCGACCTCGGCATTCATGTTATAAAAAATATTCCAACCAGATTGGTGGATAAGGAAGTGTATGAATATGCTGCTGCCAAATACGGCCAGGCCCCTGAATGGCCATTTATCACAGAGCAATACGACCGGCAAAGATGGCGCTATGGCTCCCCCTCAGACGTTGAGTGGATGGGCCAACAAGTCCGGAAATACGGCATCGGCGCCTTCACTCATATCAATACTGCCCGGATAAATCAACATAGTTATCAATACTTCAAAAAACACCTCGGACACCTGCCGGAATTTGAGCAAAACGTAAAAACATACGGCTGGGACCAGCGTATCAAGATCACTGATTCAGACATCCAGGAATTCGATTACGACACCTTTGGAAAGGTATGGGCCTGCTTCTGGGACGAAGACTTTATCATTAAAGCTATTACCTCCAATACCAGGGATTCCTGCGAACGTATCTATACCGTACCTCAGCAATACCTGACACAAAAAATCTGTGATATCGCTGTACAACGGAATTCCTACGATTTTCAGTTTGTCCCCAAACAGTACGTCACCGCGCAGATGTGTGAAACCGCCTGCTCACAGGATTATGGCACTGCACTGGAATATGTACCCCTGGAGCTGCGGACCGAAAAAGTCTGTGACCTGGCTCTTTCCAGGAATGCAGACAATATTAAATTCGTGCCCATCCCGCTGCGCAGCGCGCAACGTTGCCTCCGGACAGTCCAGCGGGACAGCCGGCTGTACAAATATGTTCCTTATGAACATTATACCACCGTTTATGAAGCGCTCTGTAAAAAACAGCAGAACAGCGATTCTCAGGACTTCCTGCTCCTCCACTGGGGCCTCGGACTGATCATCGATAAAAAGTACAACGATGCCCGAAAAAAATTAATGGAAGTAGAAAAAGCAGAAGACCCCTACTCCTGCTACCTGCATCAGGCACTTTATTATATCGGCTGGAGTTATTTCCTGGAAGGCGATACAGCAGCCGCCAATGAGTACTGGCAAAAAGCACAGGACCTCGCTAAAACAGAGAAGATTGAAAAAGAGGACTGGCTGACTTTCCCCTACAGCGATTTTCAGCTGGTACCCGTTGCCGGAGGACTCCCCTTCAGCAAGGATGAATTTGACAGCCAGATGCGCGAAGTAACGCTGCTGATTGGAAATAAGGATTACACACAGGCCATTGAACTTTTAGCCCAAACGGAAAAATTGCTGCAGGACAGCCAGTGCACGGAAATATGGCTATGGGCATATGTCTGGGACCACCAACGTTATGCATTATACGAAGCCGGTATGCAGGATGCATCCCTGATATTATGCAGAAAGATCATTACAGAACTGGAAAAGGTCACGCTATGGGATTATCTGGAAGAATATAACCCTGTACGGGCTGCACTGCGCAATGCACACAACAGCCTGGCTTATCATTACTACGAAACAGCCACCAGCCTGGATACCGTCATGGAAGGTATTAAGCATATTAAAGTAACCATGAAAACGGCTGCCCCCATTGAGGAAAAGAGTGTGTTAAATCCGTTTTATGAAACACAGGTACTGCTGTGGCATAAAGCCATGCACTACGATCCGGCCCGCCAAAAGGAATTTCAAAAGGTGGTAGACAAAATCGGTAAACTCAAACTCTGGGAAAAAGGCTTTTTAAGTGATGAATTAAAAGAGAAGCTGGGTATATAG
- a CDS encoding sigma-70 family RNA polymerase sigma factor produces the protein MEKLTDHRLLLLIQKGNHAAFTAFVNRYWEEIYTYTKSRIRQGVDAQDIVQDIFISCWNNRERLHTGENGRLTAYLYQAARYAIIDYFSRPGITVYNDILLEAVADRQMENNSEAQLYLKELELHIRQEVDQLPDRLKMPYLLSREGNLSLKDIALKMSLSEQTVKNNITTALRILRARLHENEHYLGTLMLLLALPSYNNLIIP, from the coding sequence ATGGAAAAGCTAACGGACCATCGGTTGTTGTTATTGATTCAGAAGGGAAATCATGCTGCTTTCACCGCCTTTGTCAATCGTTACTGGGAAGAGATTTACACCTATACGAAATCCCGGATAAGGCAGGGTGTGGATGCCCAGGACATTGTACAGGATATCTTTATCAGCTGCTGGAATAACCGGGAGCGTCTTCACACCGGAGAAAATGGCCGTCTTACTGCCTATCTTTATCAGGCTGCCCGGTATGCTATTATCGATTATTTTTCGAGGCCAGGTATTACTGTCTACAACGATATCCTGCTGGAAGCGGTCGCTGACCGGCAGATGGAGAATAACTCCGAAGCACAGCTCTATCTGAAGGAACTGGAGCTTCATATCCGGCAGGAAGTGGACCAGCTGCCGGATCGTCTTAAAATGCCCTATCTGCTTAGCCGGGAAGGGAATCTGAGTCTGAAGGATATTGCCCTGAAAATGTCGCTCTCGGAACAGACCGTAAAAAACAATATCACAACAGCCCTTCGTATCCTCCGTGCACGCCTGCACGAAAATGAGCATTACCTGGGAACGCTGATGTTATTACTTGCACTACCCTCTTACAACAACTTAATAATTCCGTAA
- a CDS encoding alkaline phosphatase family protein, with protein sequence MKKLILFVGTLLLSTTYTIAQQAKYVVLISIDGFRPDFYLDHSWPAPNMQRLKGKGVHATGVKGIFPTITYPSHTTLITGVTPAKHGIWYNTPFEPEGASGRWYSETKYIKAETLWDAVGKAGLVSAAVSWPVSVGAPVNYNIPETFSLSNPGDRRAPTSEQSTPKGLFEEVQRYATGELQSTDLNLRYLGMNETLSRMAAYLIRRYKPNLLTVHLPCTDEVQHREGREGNAVATAVASADHGIGTILEAIEKAGIGDNTAVIITGDHGFVDIHTSLAPNVWLAQKGLAGSKENPGSWKAMFHSGGGSTFLKLKDKNDQKTLQQVKTILNELPEGIRKQFRIIEQPALAQTGADPDAVLALTAVQGIAFSAGKDGEAVKKANGGAHGYFPDFREIQTGFVAYGAGLAENVTVPVIELTDVAPLIAKLLGISLKQADGMVYPGMLKKGN encoded by the coding sequence ATGAAAAAACTCATATTATTCGTAGGTACGTTACTGTTATCAACCACGTACACCATAGCCCAACAGGCGAAATACGTAGTACTGATCAGCATCGACGGCTTCCGGCCGGATTTTTACCTGGACCACTCCTGGCCCGCTCCCAACATGCAGCGCCTGAAAGGAAAAGGGGTACATGCCACCGGTGTGAAAGGTATTTTTCCTACGATTACTTACCCATCGCATACAACACTCATCACAGGTGTAACACCCGCTAAACATGGCATCTGGTATAATACACCTTTCGAACCTGAAGGAGCCAGCGGCCGCTGGTATTCAGAAACCAAATACATCAAGGCCGAAACCCTATGGGACGCAGTAGGAAAGGCTGGCCTGGTGTCTGCCGCGGTTTCCTGGCCGGTATCTGTAGGGGCGCCGGTAAACTATAACATTCCGGAGACCTTCTCACTGAGCAACCCCGGCGACCGCAGAGCCCCTACCAGTGAGCAGTCCACCCCTAAAGGACTGTTCGAAGAAGTACAACGCTACGCCACCGGCGAACTGCAATCCACCGACCTTAACCTCCGCTATCTCGGGATGAATGAAACGCTGAGCCGCATGGCAGCTTACCTGATACGTCGCTACAAGCCCAACCTGCTCACCGTACACCTGCCCTGCACCGATGAGGTACAACACCGCGAAGGCCGGGAAGGTAATGCTGTCGCTACTGCAGTCGCCTCTGCAGACCACGGCATCGGCACGATCCTCGAAGCCATCGAAAAAGCCGGCATCGGCGACAACACCGCCGTTATCATCACCGGTGACCACGGCTTCGTTGACATCCATACCTCCCTTGCCCCCAATGTATGGCTGGCACAGAAAGGCCTGGCAGGCAGCAAGGAAAATCCCGGCAGCTGGAAAGCCATGTTCCATAGCGGTGGAGGATCCACCTTCCTGAAGCTGAAAGATAAAAACGATCAGAAAACACTACAGCAGGTGAAAACCATACTGAACGAACTGCCGGAAGGCATCCGCAAACAGTTCCGTATCATCGAGCAACCGGCCCTGGCCCAAACCGGCGCCGATCCGGATGCCGTGCTCGCACTCACTGCCGTACAAGGTATTGCCTTCTCCGCCGGTAAAGACGGTGAAGCAGTCAAAAAAGCCAACGGTGGCGCACATGGCTATTTCCCTGATTTCAGGGAAATACAAACCGGTTTTGTAGCCTATGGTGCAGGCCTGGCTGAAAATGTAACAGTGCCTGTGATAGAACTCACAGACGTAGCGCCGTTGATAGCGAAGCTGCTGGGCATATCACTCAAACAAGCAGATGGGATGGTGTATCCCGGGATGCTGAAGAAAGGGAATTAA
- a CDS encoding FecR family protein, translating into MEHQHQHNNGVKALLKRYLQGTATPEEAEKIAYWYSTLQNPEQSALSPEEKAILKQSILHNIIRQTAPAKQGVSRKWFRYAAAVLLTACVGGWLYSRYSPAAAPTVVYSGIGITRRVVLPDSSIVIMNAGSTLRIAASFGKRERNIELEGEAFFDIKPNPTCPFRVRHGQLTTTVLGTSFNIRTYPGEENAKVAVASGKVQVDIHGKEGQHFLLESHEMLQYSSLQGNVRKGREDTSSIGQWQRKILDFNGYTLTAMVAELQRQYPVGIQLHTTPADTAHYNISFQQENIQDILAVLTGLTGITYKNENGQIIIYSKTYAP; encoded by the coding sequence ATGGAACATCAACACCAGCATAATAACGGCGTTAAAGCGCTGCTGAAACGTTACCTGCAGGGAACAGCCACTCCGGAAGAAGCGGAGAAAATAGCGTACTGGTACAGTACCCTGCAGAACCCGGAGCAGTCGGCTTTATCACCGGAAGAAAAGGCCATACTCAAACAATCCATACTACACAATATCATCAGGCAGACAGCACCTGCAAAACAGGGAGTTAGCCGGAAATGGTTCCGCTATGCAGCAGCTGTACTATTAACCGCATGCGTTGGCGGATGGCTGTATTCCCGCTATAGCCCTGCAGCAGCGCCCACTGTGGTATATTCCGGCATCGGAATTACCAGGCGGGTAGTCCTGCCAGACAGCAGCATCGTCATCATGAACGCCGGCAGTACCCTGCGGATTGCTGCCAGCTTTGGCAAAAGAGAAAGGAATATCGAACTCGAAGGAGAGGCTTTCTTTGATATAAAGCCCAATCCCACCTGTCCTTTCAGGGTACGTCATGGCCAACTGACCACCACCGTTCTCGGTACCTCCTTTAACATCCGTACCTACCCGGGAGAAGAAAATGCAAAAGTAGCAGTTGCCAGTGGTAAGGTACAGGTAGATATACATGGAAAAGAGGGACAGCATTTTCTGCTGGAAAGCCATGAAATGCTGCAGTACAGCTCCCTCCAGGGCAACGTAAGAAAAGGCAGGGAAGATACCAGCAGCATAGGACAATGGCAGCGGAAGATCCTCGACTTTAACGGCTATACGCTGACCGCAATGGTAGCCGAACTGCAACGGCAATACCCTGTCGGCATACAATTACATACCACCCCTGCGGATACAGCCCATTACAACATCAGCTTCCAGCAGGAAAATATACAGGATATCCTCGCCGTATTGACCGGTCTTACCGGCATCACCTATAAAAATGAAAATGGACAAATCATTATTTACAGTAAAACTTATGCACCGTAA